The Punica granatum isolate Tunisia-2019 chromosome 4, ASM765513v2, whole genome shotgun sequence sequence TAACttgtgaaattttttcttcttgttttgcTTTTACATctattatttctttattaagTTCGTGGACCTCTTTATTAGAATCGAAATGATAAAAGTAATTCAAAATAAGAGTAATTTTTGTAGTACTTTTGTCCTTCCCCGGGTGAAACCTGTGATATGAAAGGATCCCCTTTCTATGGCTGTTTTACTTGGTCCTTTTGGGTGCCGGGAAATATgagccgaagcccaatgtTTTACTCATCgctttatttattaatataataggattttattaatataatttcatGTCACTGTAACATATTTAGTACTTTTAATTCAAACCTTTAATACTCAGTTCtactatttaatatttttagtaatcgtgactattataaatatttttatttctgttTTCAATTTAAGTATTTACTATTATGATTgaagtatttattattttatataaattatcacaaataataaaaatattaaatatttaaattaaaatatgaagTGTATCCTAATGATACGGAATCATtagaatttttcaatataataatagCTCGTTCCAGCTGTTTGACTCGAATCCTTAAGATGATGACAATATCTTTAGTCATATTCATGCTGGGTGTCAACCGGATTTGACCCTTACCTGCCTACTAATTCAAGTGCCATTCGAAAAAGGCTGACTCGTGCATGCACCCTCCAAACAAAGCTGTGGCAGCAAGCATCCCCACTGTATCTCTTTGGTGCCATCTCTGCTCTTTCCTCGcttcttcaaaaaaaaaaaaaaatatatatatatatatatatgtatacatatatatgtatatatcgaCCCCGCTTCAAAATTACATAATCACTATTTGTCTTTTACGATCGTCACACTCATTGGGTAGGTCCCACTTTTCCCTGAGACGCCATCGAAATTGAATTGGTGAATTAAAATGATTATCCTTTTTGTGGCTGAATCTTTCAATTCGAAAGTGTAATTGAATCTCGATCAATTCAGTTGAGCCTAATTGAtcattaaaaaagtaaaattctcGTAATGTAGGTTTCCTGTATTCATAAGGATTCGAATTTGAGGTCTCATTTAAGCGAAATAAGTGTTGAAGCGTAAAATCAAGTCGCTTTGGTAATGATTAGCGATTTCATTACTGGGAATCATCCCAAAATTTAGaggtaaaaaaagaaagtggtagatattcaaattaatattagTCTCAGTTTAAGTTTAAACCTGATCACTCACTCTTGTCAGTTCTCACGCACGtgtgcatacatatatagcgcatatatgtatatattttatgaactttttttttatatgagcCCTATCATTTCGAAGTTTAATTGAGTCACATTTAATTCAATCGAATCGAGTCGATTCATTAAAGGATAAAATTCTcataacttaattttttttatatttataaagatTTAATTTCGAAATCTTACTTGAGCGAAATAAACGTCAAATCGTTTGAATCAATTCATGTGGTTTTattcaatgaattttgaattgtgtTAGGAGGGAGGGGAGCCCACTAGTAATAAGCTTATAAACATATTGCTGCCTACCGGAaggttcatcttcttcctaaCCCATCACCGTCCAACCTTCCTCTGCTTTCCGTTAAAAACTCTGGAAGctctcccccctctctctccattGTCTCAAGAATTTCGACTTCTCCTCCATTTTCAAAAAAACCATGGCCTCCCCTCTGCTGTTTTTTCTGCTGCCATTGCTGCAACTCGTCGCAGCCGCGGCCTCCTCCGTCTGTGTCTCGCAACCCATACTCCTCCAGCTAACGCACTCCCTTTCCAAGGCCCAATTTAACAGTACCCCCCACCTCCTCAGGGCCATCTCCGCCCGCTCAGCTGCCCGTTTCCGTCACCATCACCGCCACCTCTCCGCTGCCACCactcaccaccaccaccaccgccAAGTCTCTCTCCCACTTGCCCCTGGGAGCGACTACACGCTCTCCTTCACCCTCGAGTCCGACCAGCCGCAGCCTGTCTCCCTCTACATGGACACGGGAAGTGACCTCGTGTGGTTCCCCTGCTCTCCCTTCAAATGCATCCTCTGCGAAGGCAAGCCGACCCCCAACCCTGCCCTTCTCAATACCTCCTCTGCTTCCCCTGTCTCTTGCCAGTCTGCTTCCTGCTCTGCTGCTCATTCCGCTCGGTCCTCCTCTGACCTCTGCGCGATCGCCCGCTGCCCCCTCGAGTCCATCGAGACCTCAGAGTGCGCGTCCTTCTCCTGTCCGCCTTTTTACTACGCCTATGCAGACGGCAGCTTCATTGCCCGCCTCTACCGCAACTCCATTTCCATTCCCATGTCATCCCCCAGCTTGGTTCTCCACAACTTCACGTTCGGTTGTGCTCATTCGGCTCTTGGCGAGCCTGTAGGAGTGGCCGGTTTTGGCCGCGGATTACTCTCCCTACCGGCCCAGCTGTCGAGGCACTCCCCCCAGTTGGGCAGTCGTTTCTCCTACTGTCTGGTCTCTCACTCGTTCGAGTCTGACCGAGTTCGCCAGCCAAGTCCGCTCATCCTCGGTCGTAACACCGAGTCCAAGCAGAAGAAGAGCTCGGTCAATCAGAAGGAAGGTGAATTTGTCTACACCCAGATGCTTAACAACCCGAAGCATCCTTATTTCTACTGTGTTGGGCTCGAGGGGATCTCTGTAGGGAGAAAGTATATTCCGGCGCCTTCGAGTTTGAAGAAGGTTGACCGGAAAGGTAATGGTGGGATGGTGGTTGATTCCGGGACAACATTTACCATGCTGCCTTCGAGTCTGTATAACTCCATGGTGGCCGAGTATGAGCAGAGACTTGGTCGAGTCCACGAGCGGGCGAGAGGGATCGAGGAGAAAACTGGGTTGAGCCCGTGCTATTACTTCGACGATCGCAGCAAGGTCGGAGGTTCGAACACAAATGTGCCTACTGTTTCACTGCACTTTGCGGGGACCAACGAATCCACCATGGTGCTGCCCAGGGAGAACTACTTCTACGATTTCGTGGACGGCGGAGATGGGTTGTcagggaggaagaggaaggtgGGCTGCCTGATGCTGATGAACGGCGGGGACGAGGCGGAGTTGGGCGGTGGGCCCACGGCGACCCTGGGGAATTATCAGCAGCAGGGTTTTGAGGTGGTTTATGATTTGGAGGAGGGGAAGGTGGGGTTTGCCCGGCGGCACTGCGCGTCCCTCTGGGACAGCCTGAACTGAGCCAGCGCTGACGAGTCAACCCTCGGTTGACTTTGTGTCGTTGACTTTTACCGCACGTGGGGCGTGAGACTGGTTTTCAAACGGGATAAATAAAGGCTTTCTGGTTTGTTCAATTTGTACAGAGAAAAGGCGAAGTGTGTATAAGAttacgtttggtttcagaggtaaaataattttgattgtaaaaaatgataaatgagatggtattataaatttgatttgaaaaacgtgtatttttgttatatagtgggtagagttaaaattaaaatcatgattttaaaatcaaactctgAAATTAAACGGGTCTAAAAGTCTGGTCATTCGTAATTTGCTTATTAATGACTGTTCATATATGTTAAGTAGATGATGCCCATTTAAATGCTATTCCGAGGAAAAGCCCCTTCGCAAAAGCTCTGCTCGTAGATGCAACGGGTATAGGCATTGTAAAGGGGACCCTGAGAGTTAATAGGATCGGATGCATTCGATTACGTCGAGCTGAGCGACGTACAAATAAAGATCTTCTCGCAATCATTTATGGGATATTTTTGCTCAGTTGGTTTGGCAGAGATATGATAAAATCTGAGCTGTTCTCATTAAAGATTTCTGGGCCTATCCTGTTTAGTTTTTGGGTACGTTTTGCGGACCCTAGTGCTGCTTCTTATATTAAACAGCAGCCGCCTCCC is a genomic window containing:
- the LOC116205765 gene encoding probable aspartyl protease At4g16563 yields the protein MASPLLFFLLPLLQLVAAAASSVCVSQPILLQLTHSLSKAQFNSTPHLLRAISARSAARFRHHHRHLSAATTHHHHHRQVSLPLAPGSDYTLSFTLESDQPQPVSLYMDTGSDLVWFPCSPFKCILCEGKPTPNPALLNTSSASPVSCQSASCSAAHSARSSSDLCAIARCPLESIETSECASFSCPPFYYAYADGSFIARLYRNSISIPMSSPSLVLHNFTFGCAHSALGEPVGVAGFGRGLLSLPAQLSRHSPQLGSRFSYCLVSHSFESDRVRQPSPLILGRNTESKQKKSSVNQKEGEFVYTQMLNNPKHPYFYCVGLEGISVGRKYIPAPSSLKKVDRKGNGGMVVDSGTTFTMLPSSLYNSMVAEYEQRLGRVHERARGIEEKTGLSPCYYFDDRSKVGGSNTNVPTVSLHFAGTNESTMVLPRENYFYDFVDGGDGLSGRKRKVGCLMLMNGGDEAELGGGPTATLGNYQQQGFEVVYDLEEGKVGFARRHCASLWDSLN